In the genome of Christensenella timonensis, one region contains:
- the bioB gene encoding biotin synthase BioB, whose amino-acid sequence MGFVESMAHKAIAGQAVTKKEAVLLAREDTSSLCAAASRIRKERCGDTFDLCSIVNGKSGRCPEDCRYCAQSAHYETATEFYGLLSREEIVTAAQRSLAGGAQRFSIVTSGRKLTREEVTALCETYRALKRACPQLRLCASHGLLDEQEFAMLKEAGVERYHNNLETSRGFFGKICTTHSYDDKLETIRRAKNAGLAVCSGGIIGMGEGMAERIDLAIELRGLEVRSVPLNILNPIKGTPLGGMPALPQEELRRSAAIFRFLLPDAAIRLAGGRNRLRAGGREMLEAGVNAAITGDMLTTSGAAFQSDREMIAACGFRAGLL is encoded by the coding sequence ATGGGCTTTGTGGAAAGCATGGCGCATAAGGCGATCGCAGGACAGGCGGTCACCAAAAAAGAGGCGGTTTTGCTGGCGCGGGAGGATACAAGCAGCCTTTGCGCCGCCGCCAGCCGGATACGCAAGGAACGCTGCGGCGATACCTTTGACCTGTGCTCCATCGTCAACGGGAAAAGTGGGAGGTGCCCGGAGGACTGCAGGTATTGCGCGCAGTCTGCGCATTATGAAACAGCGACGGAATTTTACGGCCTGCTCAGTAGGGAGGAGATCGTCACCGCCGCGCAGAGGAGCCTTGCGGGCGGCGCACAGCGTTTTTCCATCGTGACCTCCGGCAGGAAGCTGACGCGGGAAGAGGTCACGGCGCTGTGCGAAACCTACCGCGCGCTCAAAAGGGCGTGCCCGCAGCTTCGCCTGTGCGCGTCGCACGGCCTGCTGGACGAACAGGAATTCGCGATGTTAAAAGAGGCCGGGGTGGAGCGCTACCACAACAACCTGGAAACGTCGCGCGGCTTTTTTGGGAAAATCTGCACCACCCATTCCTATGACGATAAGCTGGAAACGATACGCCGCGCAAAAAACGCAGGATTGGCTGTTTGCAGCGGCGGGATCATCGGCATGGGCGAGGGTATGGCCGAGCGCATTGACCTCGCGATTGAGCTGCGCGGATTGGAAGTGCGTTCCGTACCGCTCAACATCTTAAACCCGATCAAAGGCACGCCCCTTGGAGGCATGCCGGCATTGCCGCAGGAAGAGCTGCGGCGGAGCGCGGCAATTTTCCGCTTCCTGCTCCCGGATGCGGCGATCCGCCTTGCCGGGGGAAGGAACCGCTTGCGCGCGGGCGGCAGGGAGATGCTGGAGGCGGGCGTGAATGCCGCCATCACGGGCGATATGCTCACCACGTCGGGCGCAGCCTTCCAAAGCGACCGGGAAATGATCGCCGCGTGCGGATTCCGGGCAGGGCTGCTCTAA
- the uvrB gene encoding excinuclease ABC subunit UvrB: MKRFELHSKYAPAGDQPKAIDELVRGIEDKKRAQVLLGVTGSGKTFTMANVIARTQRPALILAHNKTLAAQLASEFREFFPNNAVEFFVSYYDYYQPEAYVPGRDLYIEKDSSVNDEIDKMRHSATSALLERKDVIVIASVSCIYSIGAPEDYGNLAVALREGMEYPREALLEKLVSINYMRNDIDMSRGTFRVRGEVVEIFPMGTSERAVRVDYFGDEIEQISEIDALTGRKLTKEKYVIIFPASHYAMEHEKVLAHIPDIKKDMLAQVEMFKQKGKLLEAERIAQRTMYDMEMLKELGYCSGIENYSRYFDGRRPGEPPYTLMDYFPDDYLLFVDESHVTLPQVRAMYNGDRARKQMLVDYGFRLPSAFDNRPLQFSEFNARVNQAIYVSATPAEYERDLADGKVVEQIVRPTGLLDPAIEIRKTQGQLDDLLGEIGEVAGRGRRVLVTTLTKRLAERLTEYYTEMGIRVKYMHSDIDTLERIEIVRGLRLGEFDVLVGINLLREGLDIPEIELVAILDADKEGFLRNETSLIQTIGRAARNAQGRVILYADTITRSIKAAVSETERRRALQKEYNEKNGITPTSISKEVSDALAISQKADEEDTLKNLSREERNMRIDILTQQMKQAAAELEFEVAAKLRDMIEELQKKKK, encoded by the coding sequence ATGAAGCGTTTTGAATTGCATTCCAAATACGCGCCCGCCGGAGACCAGCCAAAGGCGATCGACGAGCTGGTGCGCGGGATAGAAGACAAAAAGCGCGCGCAGGTGCTTTTGGGCGTTACGGGCAGCGGGAAAACGTTTACTATGGCCAACGTGATCGCGCGTACGCAGCGGCCCGCGCTCATTTTGGCGCACAACAAGACGCTCGCGGCGCAGCTCGCGAGCGAGTTCCGGGAATTCTTCCCCAACAATGCGGTGGAATTTTTTGTTTCGTATTATGATTATTACCAGCCGGAAGCCTATGTGCCCGGGCGCGACCTGTATATCGAAAAGGATTCGAGCGTCAACGACGAGATCGACAAAATGCGCCATTCGGCAACGTCCGCGCTTTTGGAGCGTAAGGACGTGATCGTGATCGCGAGCGTATCGTGCATCTATTCCATCGGCGCGCCGGAGGACTACGGGAACCTCGCGGTAGCGCTGCGGGAGGGCATGGAATACCCGCGCGAAGCATTGCTGGAAAAGCTGGTGTCCATCAATTATATGAGAAACGATATCGATATGTCGCGCGGCACGTTCCGCGTACGCGGCGAGGTGGTGGAAATTTTCCCCATGGGGACGAGCGAGCGGGCGGTGCGCGTGGATTATTTCGGCGACGAGATCGAGCAAATCTCGGAGATCGACGCGCTCACGGGAAGGAAGCTCACCAAAGAAAAATACGTCATCATCTTTCCCGCGTCGCATTACGCGATGGAGCATGAAAAGGTGCTTGCGCACATCCCGGACATCAAAAAGGACATGCTCGCGCAGGTCGAGATGTTCAAGCAAAAGGGCAAGCTGCTGGAAGCGGAGCGCATTGCCCAACGTACCATGTACGACATGGAGATGCTGAAGGAGCTGGGGTATTGCTCGGGCATCGAAAACTATTCGCGCTACTTTGACGGCCGCAGGCCGGGCGAGCCGCCATATACGCTGATGGATTATTTCCCGGACGATTACCTGTTGTTCGTGGACGAATCGCATGTAACGCTGCCGCAGGTGCGCGCCATGTACAACGGAGACCGCGCCCGCAAGCAGATGCTGGTGGATTACGGCTTCCGCCTGCCGTCCGCGTTTGACAACCGCCCGCTGCAATTCAGCGAATTCAACGCGCGGGTAAACCAGGCGATATACGTTTCGGCGACGCCCGCGGAGTATGAACGGGATCTGGCGGACGGAAAAGTGGTGGAGCAGATCGTCCGCCCGACAGGGCTACTCGATCCTGCGATCGAGATACGCAAAACGCAGGGGCAGCTGGACGACCTGTTAGGCGAGATCGGCGAGGTCGCCGGGCGGGGCAGGCGCGTGCTGGTGACGACGCTCACCAAGCGGCTGGCGGAGCGGCTGACGGAATACTATACGGAAATGGGTATTCGCGTGAAGTATATGCATTCGGATATCGATACGTTGGAGCGCATCGAGATCGTGCGCGGGCTGCGATTAGGGGAATTCGACGTGCTGGTGGGCATCAACCTGCTGCGCGAGGGGCTGGACATCCCGGAGATCGAGCTGGTCGCTATCCTCGACGCGGACAAGGAAGGCTTTTTGCGCAACGAAACGTCGCTCATACAGACCATCGGGCGCGCAGCGCGTAACGCGCAGGGCCGCGTGATCCTGTATGCGGACACCATCACGCGTTCCATCAAGGCGGCGGTAAGCGAGACGGAGCGCCGCCGCGCGTTGCAGAAAGAATATAACGAAAAGAACGGCATTACGCCGACGTCCATCTCAAAAGAGGTGAGCGACGCGCTCGCCATCTCGCAGAAGGCGGACGAGGAGGATACGCTTAAAAACCTCTCGCGGGAAGAGCGCAATATGCGTATCGATATCCTGACGCAGCAGATGAAGCAGGCCGCCGCGGAGCTGGAGTTCGAGGTCGCCGCCAAGCTGCGCGACATGATCGAGGAACTGCAAAAGAAGAAAAAATAA
- a CDS encoding type II toxin-antitoxin system HicB family antitoxin gives MATYQYPAVLKQEADGLYAVCFPDIESCVSCGATLAQALEMAEDALSLILYDMEQEGAPIPDPTPIENVLCDGFCIRIVPICVDTDEYERQYCRCRDTHEGGNE, from the coding sequence ATGGCAACCTATCAATACCCGGCTGTTTTAAAGCAAGAGGCGGACGGTCTTTATGCCGTCTGTTTTCCCGACATCGAGAGCTGCGTCTCCTGCGGCGCTACGCTTGCGCAGGCACTGGAGATGGCGGAGGACGCGCTGTCCCTCATTTTATATGATATGGAACAGGAAGGCGCGCCGATCCCCGACCCTACCCCCATAGAAAATGTCCTCTGCGATGGTTTTTGCATACGCATCGTCCCCATTTGTGTGGATACGGACGAATATGAAAGGCAGTATTGCCGCTGCAGGGACACGCACGAAGGAGGAAATGAATGA
- the uvrA gene encoding excinuclease ABC subunit UvrA, with the protein MDYLHIKGAREHNLKNIDISLPRDKFIVITGLSGSGKSSLAFDTIYAEGQRRYVESLSSYARQFLGQMEKPEVDQIDGLSPAISIDQKTTARNPRSTVGTVTEIHDYLRLLYARAGEVYCTKCGKKISRQTVDQMVDQVMKNPEGTKLMILAPVIRAKKGEHKKVLEDLAKEGFTRAVVDGQTRELDEEIKLEKQKKHTIAAVIDRIIIKEGSAKRVTDSIETALHMAGGLVIVKNMETGEEKLMNENFACADCGVSIEELTPRMFSFNSPFGACPQCTGLGMLLKIDPDLIVPDKTKTLREGAVKASGWNFGAVGTIAKNYLDAMMKRYNFDMDTPYEDLSDEVKHALLYGTDGEKLRVEYDGMGGAGYYNAAFEGIVPNLERRYQETTSEYMKGEIESYMVETPCPVCHGQRYKPETLAVKIGDKNIAELSELSIRAAREYVNNVKLDNKQKMIAERVMKELNARFDFLINVGLDYLTLSRAAGTLSGGEAQRIRLATQIGSGLMGVLYILDEPSIGLHQKDNDKLLTTLKGLRDLGNTLIVVEHDEETMLNADYIVDIGPGAGAHGGKVVAKGTPREIMENKKSITGQYLSGAKLIRIPAKVRKPKQWITVRGAQENNLRNIDVAFPTGVITAVTGVSGSGKSTLVNHILKKASMQRFYHSKDRPGKHKAIEGLEYVDKVVDIDQSPIGRTPRSNPATYTGMFDMIRDLFAMTQDAKARGYQKGRFSFNVKGGRCEACRGDGIIKIEMHFLPDVYVPCEVCKGQRYNRETLEVRYKGKNIFEVLDMTVEEAYKFFENIPRIESKLKVLMDVGLSYIKLGQPSTTLSGGEAQRVKLATHLSKKQTGNTLFILDEPTTGLHMDDVKKLVKVLNRLADKGNTVVVIEHNLDVVKSADYIIDMGPDGGDKGGTVIAKGTPKEVAANKKSYTGQYLKRIFDNATPEHYLQPKKKK; encoded by the coding sequence ATGGATTACTTACACATCAAGGGTGCGCGCGAGCATAACTTAAAGAACATAGATATCTCGCTCCCGCGCGACAAATTCATCGTGATCACCGGGCTTTCGGGCAGCGGAAAATCGTCGCTGGCGTTCGACACCATCTACGCCGAGGGACAGCGGCGGTATGTGGAATCCTTGTCGTCGTATGCGCGGCAGTTTTTGGGACAGATGGAAAAACCGGAGGTAGACCAGATCGACGGCCTTTCTCCCGCGATCTCCATCGACCAGAAAACGACCGCCCGCAACCCGCGTTCCACGGTGGGTACGGTGACGGAGATACACGACTACCTGCGGCTTTTATACGCGAGGGCAGGCGAGGTATACTGCACCAAGTGCGGCAAAAAGATATCGCGCCAGACGGTCGACCAGATGGTCGACCAGGTCATGAAAAACCCGGAGGGGACAAAGCTGATGATCCTCGCGCCCGTGATCCGCGCGAAAAAGGGCGAGCACAAGAAGGTACTGGAAGATTTAGCCAAGGAAGGCTTTACACGTGCCGTTGTGGACGGGCAGACGCGTGAGCTGGACGAGGAGATCAAGCTCGAAAAACAGAAAAAGCACACGATCGCCGCAGTGATCGACCGTATCATCATCAAAGAAGGCAGCGCCAAGCGCGTGACGGATTCCATCGAAACGGCGCTGCACATGGCGGGCGGGCTGGTGATCGTCAAAAATATGGAGACAGGCGAAGAAAAGCTGATGAACGAGAATTTTGCCTGTGCGGACTGCGGCGTGAGCATCGAGGAGCTGACCCCGCGCATGTTTTCCTTCAACAGCCCGTTCGGCGCCTGCCCGCAGTGTACGGGGCTGGGCATGCTGCTGAAAATAGACCCTGACCTCATCGTACCGGACAAGACCAAGACGCTGCGCGAGGGCGCGGTCAAGGCGTCGGGCTGGAATTTCGGCGCAGTGGGCACCATCGCCAAAAACTACCTCGATGCGATGATGAAGCGTTACAACTTCGATATGGATACGCCGTATGAGGACTTGTCCGATGAAGTGAAGCACGCGCTTTTATACGGTACGGATGGGGAAAAGCTGCGCGTGGAATACGACGGTATGGGCGGCGCGGGCTATTACAACGCAGCCTTCGAGGGCATCGTGCCCAATTTGGAGCGCCGTTACCAGGAGACAACGTCCGAATACATGAAAGGCGAGATCGAAAGCTACATGGTGGAAACGCCGTGCCCCGTGTGCCACGGGCAGCGTTACAAGCCGGAAACGCTTGCCGTTAAAATCGGGGACAAGAACATTGCGGAGCTTTCGGAACTGTCCATCCGCGCGGCGCGCGAATATGTGAATAACGTAAAGCTGGATAACAAACAGAAAATGATCGCCGAGCGCGTGATGAAGGAATTAAACGCGCGCTTCGACTTTTTGATCAACGTGGGCCTTGACTACCTGACGCTGTCGCGCGCGGCAGGGACGCTCTCAGGCGGCGAAGCGCAGCGTATTCGCCTGGCGACGCAGATCGGCAGCGGGCTGATGGGCGTGCTTTACATTCTGGACGAGCCGAGCATTGGGCTGCACCAGAAAGATAACGATAAGCTGCTCACGACCCTCAAAGGGCTGCGCGACCTCGGAAATACGCTGATCGTAGTCGAGCATGACGAGGAAACGATGCTCAACGCGGATTACATCGTAGACATCGGGCCGGGCGCGGGCGCGCACGGCGGCAAGGTCGTCGCCAAGGGTACGCCCAGGGAGATCATGGAAAACAAGAAGAGCATCACCGGCCAGTACCTGTCGGGCGCCAAGCTCATCCGCATTCCCGCAAAGGTGCGAAAGCCCAAGCAGTGGATCACCGTCAGGGGGGCGCAGGAGAATAATTTGCGTAACATCGACGTGGCTTTTCCTACGGGCGTGATCACGGCGGTGACGGGCGTATCGGGAAGCGGCAAGAGCACGCTTGTCAACCACATCCTGAAAAAAGCCTCCATGCAGCGGTTTTACCATTCCAAGGACAGGCCGGGAAAGCATAAGGCCATCGAGGGGCTGGAATATGTGGACAAGGTCGTGGACATCGACCAGTCTCCCATCGGGCGCACGCCGCGTTCCAATCCGGCGACGTATACGGGAATGTTCGACATGATCCGCGATCTTTTTGCCATGACGCAGGACGCGAAGGCGCGCGGCTACCAGAAGGGCCGTTTTTCCTTCAATGTAAAGGGCGGGCGCTGCGAGGCGTGCCGCGGCGACGGCATCATCAAGATCGAGATGCACTTTTTGCCGGACGTATACGTGCCGTGCGAGGTGTGCAAGGGACAGCGATACAACCGTGAGACGCTGGAGGTGCGCTATAAGGGCAAGAACATCTTTGAAGTGCTGGACATGACGGTGGAAGAAGCGTACAAGTTCTTTGAGAACATCCCGCGCATCGAAAGCAAGCTCAAGGTGCTGATGGACGTGGGCCTTTCGTATATCAAGCTGGGGCAGCCCTCGACGACGCTGTCGGGCGGCGAGGCGCAGCGCGTCAAGCTGGCGACGCACCTTTCCAAAAAACAGACGGGCAATACGCTGTTCATCCTCGACGAGCCGACGACGGGCCTGCACATGGACGACGTCAAAAAACTGGTCAAGGTCTTAAACCGCCTGGCGGACAAGGGAAACACGGTGGTGGTCATCGAGCATAACCTCGACGTGGTCAAAAGCGCGGACTACATCATCGACATGGGGCCGGACGGGGGAGACAAGGGCGGCACGGTGATCGCCAAGGGCACGCCCAAAGAGGTCGCGGCCAATAAAAAGAGCTATACGGGGCAGTACCTGAAGCGTATTTTCGACAACGCCACACCCGAGCACTATTTGCAGCCGAAAAAGAAGAAATAG
- a CDS encoding nitroreductase family protein: MRQHTITIDTGKCIGCGLCKQDCPADNIEITNAKALVRKQDCLMCGHCVAVCPKAAVSISGFDEPPEEFAKQTILSPKELLAAIKTRRSIRRFKQEDIPDEVIRQIIEAGRFTPSAVNAQDVSYLVLKDGREKAEKMAVGLFRRLLPVASLFSKEARDRRDIAIDDHFFFKKAPAAIVIVSKTKVNGALAAANMALMAEANGLGVLYSGLFTIAVNVSGKLRRTLGLGRKQKAVTTLVLGYPDINYRRTAQRESANVRCQH; encoded by the coding sequence ATGCGTCAACATACGATTACCATAGATACAGGAAAATGCATCGGGTGCGGGCTGTGCAAACAGGATTGCCCGGCAGATAATATAGAAATAACGAACGCAAAAGCCCTTGTCAGGAAACAGGACTGCCTCATGTGCGGGCACTGCGTCGCGGTTTGTCCCAAAGCCGCAGTATCCATAAGCGGCTTTGACGAACCGCCGGAGGAATTTGCAAAGCAAACGATACTTTCACCAAAAGAGCTCCTGGCAGCGATCAAGACGAGACGGAGCATCCGCCGCTTCAAGCAGGAGGATATCCCGGATGAAGTGATCCGGCAGATCATCGAGGCGGGGCGGTTTACACCCAGCGCAGTCAATGCGCAGGATGTTTCGTACCTTGTGCTCAAAGATGGAAGAGAAAAGGCGGAGAAAATGGCAGTCGGGCTTTTCAGGCGTTTGCTGCCGGTCGCCTCCCTTTTCAGCAAAGAAGCAAGGGACAGGAGGGATATCGCCATAGACGATCATTTTTTCTTTAAAAAAGCGCCGGCAGCCATTGTGATCGTATCAAAAACGAAGGTCAACGGCGCGCTGGCCGCAGCCAATATGGCGCTGATGGCCGAGGCAAACGGCTTGGGCGTGCTCTACAGCGGGCTTTTTACGATAGCGGTAAATGTTTCCGGCAAGCTGCGCAGGACGCTGGGCCTGGGCCGTAAACAAAAGGCCGTGACCACGCTGGTGCTCGGCTATCCGGATATCAACTATCGCCGCACGGCGCAGCGCGAGAGCGCAAACGTCCGCTGCCAGCACTAA
- a CDS encoding biotin transporter BioY has protein sequence METIPKKQAATRDIILCALFAALIAIGAFIRIPIPYVPITFQGFFVLLAGFLLGPKYGSISMLVYIALGLVGLPIFTEGGGVMYVLKPTFGFLIGFAVCALIAGWRVRKLKKLTVGKLFLTGMLAMVPVYLIGVVYFYLIMNYVMQTPIGVWAAVWSCIIMVLPADVLRCLLASWLAKRLLPVLKKGAA, from the coding sequence ATGGAAACAATACCCAAAAAACAGGCGGCGACGAGGGACATCATCCTGTGCGCGCTGTTTGCCGCACTCATCGCCATCGGCGCGTTCATCCGTATTCCCATTCCCTATGTGCCCATTACCTTCCAGGGATTTTTTGTCCTGCTGGCAGGTTTTTTACTGGGGCCGAAATACGGCAGCATCTCCATGCTGGTGTATATCGCGCTCGGCCTGGTGGGGCTGCCCATTTTCACGGAGGGCGGCGGCGTGATGTATGTATTAAAGCCGACGTTTGGCTTTTTGATCGGTTTTGCGGTATGCGCGCTGATCGCGGGCTGGCGCGTACGAAAACTCAAAAAGCTGACGGTAGGGAAACTGTTCCTGACGGGAATGCTCGCCATGGTTCCCGTATACCTGATCGGCGTCGTTTATTTCTATCTCATCATGAACTACGTCATGCAGACACCCATCGGCGTATGGGCCGCGGTCTGGTCGTGCATCATCATGGTGCTGCCCGCGGATGTCCTGCGCTGCCTGCTCGCTTCGTGGCTGGCCAAGCGGCTGCTTCCCGTGCTCAAAAAGGGGGCGGCCTGA
- a CDS encoding type II toxin-antitoxin system HicA family toxin, with amino-acid sequence MKVSELTKLLLKNGITLKREGGRHDLYYSPLTRNTFPVSRHRTEEMPAGTLAAILRQAGLKQEVS; translated from the coding sequence ATGAAAGTAAGCGAGCTCACCAAACTTCTTTTGAAAAACGGTATCACATTAAAGCGCGAGGGCGGACGGCACGACCTATATTACAGCCCGCTGACGCGCAATACGTTTCCCGTGTCCCGCCACCGCACCGAAGAGATGCCCGCAGGAACCCTCGCGGCGATCCTCAGGCAGGCGGGCCTAAAACAGGAGGTGTCCTGA